CCTTTTGTTCTTATACTCTGAGCCTGTTAAGCCCTTCGGAGACGCTCTTTGCGCAGAAGGGTGAGTTCTCAGAGTGCCCGATTGTGGCGTAGAAGGTGTATGCGCCGTAGTACCAGAGTGAGTAGACATCACATACTTTTTTCCCCCATTTCCTTTTCCGCCTACGGCGAGATTGCCACGCCAAAAATCGGCTCGCAAAGACGGAATAGGGGGGCTGTGGTACCTACTACTCGCCCATTTTATGCCCAAACGCCCAATTTTGTTATCCTGAACTTGTTTCAGGATCTTTAACCTAACTCACGTAACAGAAGTAGCAAAATCGAGATTCCGGATCAAGTCCGGAATGACATACAGGGGTAACCTCATCTTTTGTCGCTCTGCTACTCGTTTGCTTTTAGTCTGCACAAAGACCCCCTCACCCTTGATCCCTCTCCCTCAAGGGTAGAGGGCAAAGAAGGAACGGAGGAAAAGTAAAATTGAAAACTACCTCCATAACAATCTATTTTTATACAATTTATTATATCTTAGTTCGACTGTTTGACAAATAAAATTTTAGAGAGTAACCTATTACACAAGACAAAATATTTATTAACCAGCCATAAATAAGGAGGATAATCCAATGAAATGGCCTATAATTATGCATGTAAACTACTGCGAGCAGGGGCAGACGATACCTGAGATGTGCCACAAAGCTGTTGAATGGGGATATGATGGGATAGAATTTAGAGGAACCCACCCAACTATGTCTTCCGAAGAATATTTAGATGCCATAGAGAGTGCTGTAAAATCTTCTGGGTTAAAAAAAGTTCTTTTTGGAGGACCTTCTGTAACAGATTTTGAAGAAGCGATGAAATTTTATAAGATTGCAAACGAAAAGTTTAACTTGACGGTTTGCAATATGGCAGTTGGACGGATACCCGGCGGTTCAGCAGTAGCATCAAGCGATGATTGGAAAAAGGGAGTAGAAGATTTAAAGTTGTGTGCAAAAATTGCAACAGAAGTAGGATTTAAATTTGCTCTTGAGATTCATATGGGCTACCTTCACGACCTGCCAGAATCTACTATGAGGTTGTTAGATATGCTTAACGACCCTGCAGTTGGAGCAAATCTTGATTATGGAAATATAGTATATCTTGAAGATACTATTACCATTGAAGATTCTATTTCAATAGTGTCTGAGAAACTGTACTATGTACATTTGAAAAATTCTTATAAACTTCCGTTTGGTAGAGTTGCAACTGGGTTGGCTGACGGCGCTATCAACCACAGAGATTACCTTAAAGCCCTTAAAAAATATAACTATAAAGGTCTTCTTTGTATTGAAGCCCCAAGACCAGGCGACAGAGAGTGGTTTGCAAGAGAAGATATTGCTTATTTAAAAACTCTAATAGAAGAGATTTAAATTTAAGTTTAATGTCAAATATAAGGAACTGCCACTAAAAATAGTGGCAGTTCCTTTTTTCATTTATTTCAGTTTCAAAACCTTAATTGCGTTCTTTTCTGTTATTTTATCGTAAGCTACCTTCGATATTTTTTTCTCTGCTTTAACCTTTTTAAAATATTCTATATGTGGGACTACCTTTATGTTTGAAGAAATATCTGTGCCAAACATAAGTTTATCTTGAAACTCTTCAAGAAACTTGTAACCATACTCTTCATCTCTTGTAAGTGCATTTAACCCGCTTCCAGCAGAAAGGTCTCCATATAAATTGGGATATTTTTTTAAGAGTTTTTGGAGTTTTCCCGGAGTTTTGACTTTACCTTTAGGGTATCCACCTCTTTCCTTCTCAGGCACATCAGCACTTATCTCTGACCAGAAAGCCATAGCGTGCCCAATAAAAACAGTATCAGGGCACTCTTTCAATGCTTTCTCTAATCTAGGTAAACCTTTGTCGTCTGCTAACCCATAACTACCGCCAATCCTATCGTATAAATGAAAAAGTATAGGCAATTCAAATTTCCCTGCTTGTCTATACAGATTAAGACATCTTGGGTCGTCAAAATATAGGTTTGCTGTCATTTCGCCCAATCCTTTACATCCTGCCTCTTTATAGTAGTTCAAAATCCAGGAAAAATCAGAATCAGGCGAATTAGCCACAGAGCGAGGGTCAACATCACAAAAAGGTATAACCCTATCAGGATGTTTCTTGTAAACTTTAAGTATATCGTTAGGACCGGTATAAAAACATGGAACTTCGGGGCTAACCCCAGCAGGTAGAATAACAAACCTGTCAACCCCTCTATAATCCATAGCGTTAAATAGTTCTTTTTCTGTAATTACTTCCATACCTCTTCCACCGACCCTTCCTCCCCATAAAGTAATTATATGAGTATGTATATCTATCATTTTTCTCCTTTACCTCGATTTTTAACGAGATTATTGGCTTTTTTCTACTTTTACACCCCAATTATTCTTCTTTTTTAGGCATACTTGGAATAGAACTACTCGACTTTAACGGCTGAACTGTGTTTGTCTGCTGTAAAGGAAGTTTCTTATTCTCTTCTGTATTTTCTTCTTTTGGGGTTTCTTGGTTAAGTTTTATACTCTCTTTTGGGGTTGCATCTTCTGGTGTTTCGCTTTTGTTCTCTGCAGAATCTGCAGAATACAAACTTATTCCATTAGACATATCTTTTAGAGCCTCTTTTGCATCAATCGGTTCTTCTTCTTTTGCAGATGCTTCGGTTACATCTTCTTCTGTAGACGGTTTGGCTAACTCTGCTTCTATTTTATCCATCAAAGATTCTTCCTTGTTTTCTTCTACCCCACTAACACTCTCTACAACAGGTGTGTCTTGTGAACCACCTGACGTATCAACAAGTTTTATAGCAGTATCTATCTGTTCTTTGATGGTCAACATATTCAATTTAGGTCCAAAACCTTTTTCTATTGCTCTCTCACAATCTAAAGAAGCATTATTTAGCAATTCCAATAAATTCTTTATATCCATAAAATTACCTCCATAATTTTTAGTCAAACATTTCTTGAAGCCATCGCCACGCAAGTTTTTCAAAAGATATAATAAAATCGTGGTTTGTGTTAGGGCTAAAATATATTTTACTTGAACCTGCTATGTTTTTATGTACACAATAAGCCGTTGTAACAGGGGTAACTCTGTCGCATAAACAAGCAAGAATCATAACAGGACATTTTACATATTTAGCAAAATTCATTGTATCGTAATAACTTAAATATTTTATTCTTTTATCATAAACAGAGAAAGGTGGTTTAACTATTTTAGGCCATCCAGAAGTTTCTGTTCTGTTTACTCTTTTAACATATTCCCTAAAAGGCCAGTAGCCAAAAGCAGTAAGAGTGCTAACAACGGCGGTAACATCTTTAGAAAGAGCAGCTGTTATTAAAGACAGCATTCCGCCCTGAGATTGACCTGCAACAGCAATTTTTTTAGGGTCAACATCTTTTCTCTGTTTTAGGTAGTTAACAGCACCAATGCAACCTAAAAAAACATTGTAAAGATATTCATCTTTTATTTCGTTAGGATAGTCTCTTACTATATACTTTAAATATTCTGGAATTTTTATACCACTTTTATGGTTAAGTTCTAAATTAGGATGGATCTGTAACATCAAGGTTACAAATCCGTGTCTTGCCTGTTCTGCTGGTATAGGAACTTTGCCTATTCCTGCTCCAGGAACAACAAGGAGTCCAGGGAAAGGTCCCTCACCTATAGGAACACTCAAACGACCATAAAAACGTTGACCGCCGGCGGTAAAACTTATTTTATATGCTCTAATTTTATTATATTTTTTACCTTCAGGGTCGTAATCTTCCGGTCGGCTTGCTTCTTCTAAATTATATTTAGAAATTTGGGCGTCGTCCATTTCACATTCAAACTCTTCTATAATATTAAGAGATTCATTTTTTACCTTATCTTTTGCTTCTTCCCAAAAACTCTCAAAATCCTTAGGCATATTTTCTGTAAACTCCATATCTTCTACCCTATAACCAAAAGTAGATAGTCCTTCTACGTGTTCCTGTTCTGTAACATAAACTTTTACCTTTAAATCAAAAAAGCCAGGCAACAGTTTTTCTGAAGGAACAACAACCCGTACGCTTCTATCAAGACAGGTTTCACCTGTGCCTTTTAAAAAAGATTTGTTAACCATATTATAAGTCAACTCCCATTCAACTTTCATAGGTCTTTTTTGAGGGAAGAAGAATATCTCAATTTCATCTCCCTTTTTAAAAATTAAATCTTGTCTAACTCTTGAAAAAGATGGTAACAAAATTTCTCTCTTATCGTCTGAATATGGGCGTGATACGTTCCAAGTTAAACTATAAAGACATTTACTAAAAATAAACATATAAATTATATAAAAGAACCTGAAAACCATACGCATTACGTTTCTCCTTGTTGTGTTTAACGTTAGTAAAATTTGTATATTTTCCCACACACTCGGGACACTAAGGTATGTCTGTTGAGGCATTGACGTAGGTTAAAAGGTCTTATATTCCTGTGGCAACCCTCATACTTATTCTTTACTTCTTTTTTATCCATAATACCTTATTATCTTTTTACTTTTTTTACTTTTAAAAGATTATTTAATTTAAGCAATTTTTTGGGTTTATGTCAATTTTATTTATTTGACAAAAAAAGTTACTCAATATATAATTGCTAACAGTTAAACTTTTGAAAGGTTTTAAGACCGAGCCTGTGAACGTTATTTAATATTTTTTAATACATATATTTTACATAGGCTAAAAAAAGGAGGCGGATAAGGGGACACTTCAGTAAAACAGTTCAATTTGATAGAAGTTAGATAAAAAATGACTTTCCAATAAAGGAAAAGTAAAAGGGAGAAGTAAAGAATGGCACAGGAATATAAGATTTATGTAGGTAATTTGGATTACGGTACAACAGAAGAAGAGATAAAGGAACTTTTTACTGATAAAGGCATCGAGACTAAAACAGTGACCCTTATTCTTGACAAATTTACAGGAAAATCCAAAGGATTCGGGTTTGTTGAAGTTGATTCTGACGAAACCATCCAGAAAGCTGTAGAAATTCTTCACGGTTTTGAACTCGGTGGACGTAAATTGACAGTTAATAAAGCCAAACCACCTCGCGAAAGAGGAGAAAGAAGATTTTCAGGCGGAGGTAGAGATTTTGGAAGTGGAAGAGGCGGTGGACGGTCAAGATTTTAATTTGATGTAAAAATAACAATAAATAAAAACCTCCTCAGAAATGGGGAGGTTTTTGTTTTTTATTCA
Above is a window of bacterium DNA encoding:
- a CDS encoding sugar phosphate isomerase/epimerase: MKWPIIMHVNYCEQGQTIPEMCHKAVEWGYDGIEFRGTHPTMSSEEYLDAIESAVKSSGLKKVLFGGPSVTDFEEAMKFYKIANEKFNLTVCNMAVGRIPGGSAVASSDDWKKGVEDLKLCAKIATEVGFKFALEIHMGYLHDLPESTMRLLDMLNDPAVGANLDYGNIVYLEDTITIEDSISIVSEKLYYVHLKNSYKLPFGRVATGLADGAINHRDYLKALKKYNYKGLLCIEAPRPGDREWFAREDIAYLKTLIEEI
- a CDS encoding amidohydrolase, which gives rise to MIDIHTHIITLWGGRVGGRGMEVITEKELFNAMDYRGVDRFVILPAGVSPEVPCFYTGPNDILKVYKKHPDRVIPFCDVDPRSVANSPDSDFSWILNYYKEAGCKGLGEMTANLYFDDPRCLNLYRQAGKFELPILFHLYDRIGGSYGLADDKGLPRLEKALKECPDTVFIGHAMAFWSEISADVPEKERGGYPKGKVKTPGKLQKLLKKYPNLYGDLSAGSGLNALTRDEEYGYKFLEEFQDKLMFGTDISSNIKVVPHIEYFKKVKAEKKISKVAYDKITEKNAIKVLKLK
- a CDS encoding acetylxylan esterase; protein product: MRMVFRFFYIIYMFIFSKCLYSLTWNVSRPYSDDKREILLPSFSRVRQDLIFKKGDEIEIFFFPQKRPMKVEWELTYNMVNKSFLKGTGETCLDRSVRVVVPSEKLLPGFFDLKVKVYVTEQEHVEGLSTFGYRVEDMEFTENMPKDFESFWEEAKDKVKNESLNIIEEFECEMDDAQISKYNLEEASRPEDYDPEGKKYNKIRAYKISFTAGGQRFYGRLSVPIGEGPFPGLLVVPGAGIGKVPIPAEQARHGFVTLMLQIHPNLELNHKSGIKIPEYLKYIVRDYPNEIKDEYLYNVFLGCIGAVNYLKQRKDVDPKKIAVAGQSQGGMLSLITAALSKDVTAVVSTLTAFGYWPFREYVKRVNRTETSGWPKIVKPPFSVYDKRIKYLSYYDTMNFAKYVKCPVMILACLCDRVTPVTTAYCVHKNIAGSSKIYFSPNTNHDFIISFEKLAWRWLQEMFD
- a CDS encoding RNA-binding protein, giving the protein MAQEYKIYVGNLDYGTTEEEIKELFTDKGIETKTVTLILDKFTGKSKGFGFVEVDSDETIQKAVEILHGFELGGRKLTVNKAKPPRERGERRFSGGGRDFGSGRGGGRSRF